AGTACGGAAAAAATCGATCATCGATTGTTTTGCGATTGTTTCGCCTCTTTCGCATTCGTTGTTTTATTCGTTTTCTTTTGCATGTTAAATTCATAGAAATATTCATATAGCTATTCTCTTCCAATCCGAGATCTCAAATTTTTATGAATGATCATACTATGTCGGTGGAGCCCAAAAGTTACTTTTACCAAAAAAGTTAACTTTTTTTCTAAAACCTCCCAGAAAATGATATTTGAACTAACAATATTTATTTTCCTATGAATAATTCATTTAATGTTTTTCTAATGTATATTATATGTAGGACCAAGATTCCCTTCAAAATTATTATTTTGGGAGTTATTTTCCcttgctaaaaatttcagaaatggTATTCAATTGGTTAAAACATTAATTTTCTTCCAAAAAATTTCACAAGCTACATTCCATCATTTTGAACCTCCCACTTGAGTTTCACCACATGGTCATGTTCAACATATTGAGCAAACCCATGAAAAACAGATTCTACTCTGGGGTTCAATGTTTGGCCTATTCTCATAGAAGcctctgacccccccccccccccccccacacacacacacacacatctagtCGACATCCTCTCTTGGTCGGTAATAGTAATAAGAGGGGTGAAACCCTAGTTCAGCATGACACTAAGTGTCAAAAAACCTCTTAAGGCATGGCTTCACCTACTCATTTCTTGCACCCTCACTTTCTTTCCTCTCACTGCCTGTGGCCCTTGAAACCCACCACACACTCTCTTCCTCTCCCCTTCTTCCCCCCTCTTGCCGGCATGGCCAATATTACGCTCCTACAGCAACGGGAAAAGCTCTGCCTTGCCCCATCTTCCTCCCTGGAGCTACGCTGGACATTCTTTCGACTACGAAGTGTGATGCGTCTTCGTGGCGAGAGGCTGGGAGTGATGAAACGAGTGACTCTTTTCTGAAGCTGGAAGGAACATGAAATCTTATATGGCCCAGGTCGTACGCTCCCCTAGATGAGAGCCACTCCGATATGTGACGCGTGTATATTTCAATCTCGAAGCAACAATGCCTCCCTTATCCCTAGTCTTCCCGATTCCCATCCATTCTTTCCTTGACTACCGATAATCTGCACGACCCCTCGACGACGGCGGCCGTGCGGCACGACACGACACGTCGTCTTTGATGTACCAGCGCGGGCTACCCATCCATCTGCTCCGTCATGAGCGAATCCTTGGCGATGAACTGCACAAGGTCTTGTCGACGGCAGGCGCGCTGTGTAGTCGGCCATGGCAGCGAACTTCATGGCAGAAAAATAAATTAGAGCTGCCTTTGTTTAGTTTTTTGCAGCACACACCAACAATTTATAGGGGACATGTTGGTTGAGTCGTGCGGTGAATCTCGGTGCCGAGAAACAACAAGTATGCTGCGATTGGAGGCGCCTGGAACATGGCCGGCGGGGACAAGTAGCTGGGGCGCTGATGAACATGGCCGCTACTGCCGAAGATGGAGCGCGCAGCTGAGGTGGTGTTCCTTGCATCGAGGAGCACACCGGCGGATGGAGTTTGGAGGATTTAATAGAACAAGCTGGTGGAATCACGATTTGAAAACGACAAAGTGGGGGAACGAGATGGCCGCTTCTTTGAGATTCGCACTGCCAGTTGTCACATGCGAGAGAGGGTCTCCAGTTCAGCTGCGTACGACCAGGTCGCATAGGATTTTTTTTCTCTGTGCTAAAGTGTGTGCTTACCATACTTTCGTAATTCCGCAGATCAGGCAGAGCTCACCCAACCGGCACGATTGGATTTTAGTTAAATTAAGTAAAACAGAACCAGCGACCACGATTAACGATATGCGCGTTCCTTAACCATATTCGCGTGCATTTCTACCCTACGTGCACACAGAATGTGTGCTCCCTGCTCCAAGCTCCACAGAACGCCCTCGTAGAATCACACCAGCAGTTGCTCACGAATCGTTATCGGGGAACATGATATCTTGACGTAATTGCACAGATGTGTCTGTCGTACCCGAATTGCTCGTCTTCTCCAATTATCATTGAACAAACCATACATGCGTGAGGGTGCCGTCCGTTTGGAGCGCGTCGGTGAGGTCCGTTTCTGTAACTCAAATGCTTCCCGAAGCATCTAGTCTGATCTATCGGTCTAGTCTAGTAGGAAGGTTAGTTAGAAAACCATCGCGTTCAAGTGCGGCCAGTAGAAGCTAGGCAATCACATCCGATGCTGTAGAGGGCACGTCATGGCCAACCAAATTAACAAGACGAAGATGACAATGACAAACTTTGTTCTCAACCAGTAATGCGCCAaatctactttattttgccttCTGTTTTACTCCctctattttttttttgaaaaggaggataacaTATCGAGTGAAAAGGAGGTGATTCTatcatggactacatacggagcgaaatgagtgaatctacactctaaaatgcatctacatacatcctcATGTGGTTCATAGTAAAATCTCTactaagacttatatttaggaacggagggagtattttctgCCTAAGCAATGTTAGCCCACAACCCCACGCGTTGGGATTCGTGGCAGCTAtaaaaaaaatgagaccaacccaaagCTAACCCTCGCTGGCTTGTTTTTATACAAGAAACACCTCGAGCACCGTGCGTCCGCCAGCTACCCCAGCTGTCCAGCCAACGGGTCGATGTCCCGTCCTCTGTGGTAGCTATATCAATCAAGCTCCAAAGCAGGGCGTCCGAACAGAGGTTGGCAAGGATTGTTCTTCGCAGGAAAAGAAAAGAAGTTCCTTGACTCGCTCCACTAAAACCACGCACAAGTCAGTAAACCTGACGCTGTCACGCCTACCCCAAGGTCGACCTTATAAAAACACTTGGCCTACTTATCTACTCAACGCAAAAGTGTTTCTTGACTCGCTCCGCTAGCCATTGAGTGATACGCTAGCGAACCACATTGACATCGTTAAGATATTGCTGCTCGCGTAACCCACAGAGCCGTCGATCAAATGCTACCACTACCAAGTTGACCAACAAGTCTGAGCGCTAACGTACTGCCAACGGCCTAACCCACCGTACCTTTTCCAGCACCGTGACCAGGACATCCGGTACGTAGCACGCCACTCATCATCACACTCTTCCCCACCGCAATTTCCACCGCGCTATTGTCCTATAAAACTTTGCGTTTGGAAGCcaaacatgagtctacaagaataaattgtgtagtagacatcaatgatcaTGGTGCATGATTCAAGATAGGATTCATTCATGTGCTGATAATTGAAGAATGATCACTTTACTATTTTCTCTAGGGAATAGTCATGATAATCTTGCTTGCACTCACATTGATATGACGCACCTTAATCAAATTTTGTTTTCATTACAACAAGAAAGCTTATGTGACAATTGTTTTCTCTAGGGATGGGTCTAATAAGTGTGAATTTCTTGATTCTGAGTGTGTGGCACggaaaaatatataaataaatatgATCAAGACTAATGAAATTAGGTTAGTTAGATAACATATTGTTTTTATTGTTGGGTCATCTAGATCACCATTTTTATGAACAGTAATCATTCCATGTTTTTCTGGGGTAGAGTATGCGTATATTGGCAATTTATTACCGACCCCTTGTGGCTTGTAAGTTGCATTTGACCATGAAAAACAAGTAGATAATTATGCCACGGTTCAATTTATACTCTATAAGTTCCTATAAATTTGTTAACTAATCATACACACATCACACACCATATTTGTTAGATCATACCCTTTAAAGATTTTTATCAGATATTTAAGGGCACAaatacatacatatacaatatgcaCGTTGTGCTAGTATAAAGCATTCATTCGAGAAGCCATGCATTGTTTATATTTTTTCACGGGAAAAAGCAATCCCAATGTTTTTCACAAAGTACAATTTAATTTAGCATAGTGTGAGTGTATTCTTTTTAATAATACTCACTGAGTTTGTATAACAAATAATATTGTAATAATGTTTACTAATATTATTGTGTTCTTAATATGTTAACTATGTAATAGGAAATATTTTTTAATTGCATTATGATAAAAAATAAAAGCGTAAAAGTTTAGTATAAAGAAACTGACCCTACAGGACAAGGCAGGAATATCTGACGTAGATCAATGCACTGAACAACAAACGAGAACTCTCCACCACATTTTGTTTATGTATCACATCACTTATAAGTTAATAAAGAAGTAGAAAAGTGGACCTTAATTTGTTGTGTGATTCCTTTGCCTATTTTGCATCTGTTGTTTTATTGGTTTCATTTGTGTGCTAAATTCATAAAAATATTCCTATAACCATCCTCTTCCAATCCTATGTCTCAATTTCTTTTATCAATGATCATACCATGTCAGCCTCATTTTCTCCCCTCTCACTGCATGTGGCTCCTGAAACCCATCACACACTCTCTTCCTCTCCCCTTATCCCTCCTCTGGCCGGCACAACCAATTTTGTGCTGCTATAGCACCGGGCAGAACTCTGCCATGCCCCATCTTCCTCCCCGGAGCACCTTGTGCTTCTCCCGTGCGCCTTTATCTTGAACCGACAACGAACTTGATCTTCGAGTTACACTGGACATTGGTTCGGCTACGAATCGTGATGCGTTTCATGGAGGGAGACTGGGAGTGATGAAACGAGCGACTCATTTATCAGGCCGGAAGGAACTTGATGACAAGCGTGTCATCACGGGCCCAAACCTGTCAGCGTCAGCTTCGTCCTCTGGCATGCAGCTTAGTTTACGCTCCGAACTAGAGGATTCCCTAGATCAGGCAGAGCTCACCCGAACCGGCACGACTGGGTTTTAGTTTTTTTaaggggaatatattaatatcgcaaAGATATCAATTACACACAGCCTCTACCGAAGCCACAAAGACATCTAGGATGCACACAACTCAAAATGAAAACAAAAAGAAAGGGAAAAAATGGCCTCACCAAAGTAATCAACTCCTCTCAGCATCAGCACACaaccaccaccaaagacaacaCCTGCAGCATCCGAAAACATAAAAGGCCTCCAAAagtgacgccttcaagaaggaaacagtgCATAAGCACCGTCGTCACCCGATCCAAGATCATAGGTTTTCACCTTGGAGAAAGACTGAGCTCTCAAAACAATATCTTCAACAAGGCAATTGTCAGGCACAACCAATAAAGGCCAGaccttaggttttcaccctgaaagtcATGACTTGGCACCCGTGGAGCACCACCAAAAATGAAATCCACTTGACACTGCTGCTACTAAAGTTATCAAACACCTGGCTGACTCCATCGCGTACAAGGCTCCCTCTGCCTAACTGATCCTCCGATCTTAGTCATCAAGACTTTCTCCACCGCTCTCTATGCCACAGAAATCGAGATGTCGACATGTCCCATGGTGTCAATAAACAATAGAGCTTCGCGCCGCGCCCTGCTGGAGCCACATAGGCCGATATGGACGCACACAACCGGATACTATCCGATCCAGATAGCCTTGGGCAAGATCTCCGGCAGGAGTTTCAAAACACGTCGACAGCCAAATCAAGGAGGACTGATCATGTAGATCGTTGCCGTGATGCGACAAGAGCACAAGGACCGCCACCAAACCGTTGCCTCCACCACGCAGACGCCATTGCCGCCATGGCGGAGTACACCGGCCTTCACTGACCACAACCCACGACTCAAAGCGCCAGATCTGACGGAACCGGCACCAGCTGCACCGCCATCACGCCGCGCCGACCCCGCGCCGCCCTGCCACCTTTGCCATGCAGCCGCCGCCGTGTCCACGCACCACCGCGCCAAAAGGCCCGGCTGTTCGAGACGCCGCGCTCCCCGCCCGCTGGCCACATCCCGCGCAGTAGCCACCAGAGGAGGAGGGATAAGGGGCCCCACCACCGCCAACGTCAGTTGGGCTTCGCTTTGcgacggcgaggggagggaggaggggggaggaggtgcAGGCGGCGGCGTCTAGGGTTTCACCCAGGCCTAGCCGCCCACGGGAGCGACTGCGCTTTAGTTAAATTAAGTAAAACAGAACTAGCGAACACGATTGACGATATGTGGATTCCTTAACCGTATTGGCGTGCCTTTCTACCCTGCTTGCACAGAGCACGTGTGCACCCAGCTACAAGCTCTCTAGAACGCCCTCCGGATTCATACCGGTGTCTCAATGATCTTCTCCAGAACGTCCTGCATTCTTTGTATCAGCAGTTGCTTAGGCATTGTTATCGGAAAAGGACCGGAGATATAGCTATTAGAATATAGTTTAGGTTTAAAGATAGAGATAAGGAGTAGATCGAATAGGTTTAAACTATGTATTACttatcttgtactccctctgtaaactaatataagaacgtttagatcacttttagtgatctaaacgctcttatattgatttacggagggagtacttcaagCCTCTACCCCTCATGTATCGACGGcgcatggttcccttggagccggCACTTGCACTACATCGGCAAGCACCTCCATCGACCCATGCAGCCATGCATGCACTTGTATGGCATGCACAAAAACTGCACGTACGTGCTATATCAGGACTCAGGCTTAGTTTGGATTCGGCTAGCTTGAAACCTTCAACGATGCAACTCCGAGGGCCCGGTTGCACGTGTCTACTTCATCCCGACGCACGGCGACTCCGTGGGCGCTCGATCACGGGAGGGCATGCAGCTAGGCCTCATCAGCATCAGCTGTCTTCATCGACTTCGGACACACGCGCAGATCCCAGATCGATTCCAGCCGGTGCACATGATGGCCATCGCCGAAGCCGCGGCCTCGCCAAGGGACTCCACGCTGCAGCGCCAACCagctggccatgggccgggcctaaaaaagcccatggcagaaaactgaggcccaggcccttccaggccctaccatcgggcctacttttcaagcccaagcccggcccatctagtaaaaagccctgaaaagcccttagggcttagggccgtgggccgggcctcttccttaaaatgccaatatgccaagcccaagcccgtctaggctctgctggtgggctcaaaactcaggcccaagcccggcccacgggcaagcccattggacctaggccctggattttagggccgggctATAAGCTAATATACTTCGTCGAGCACGTCTACAAGAAGCGATCTCAACATGCACCATCCACACGCCAGGCGGGTGTGGAACGAGATGCAATCTTGATCGACTTCTTTGGCGCGACACGGCGTTGACACTTGGTCACCGCGAGGGACGCCTTCAAGCGACACATTATCGTCGACACGCTGCTGTGACGCCATCTTCTCCACTTCATCGCCAAGGTCTTCATCAAcgtcgtcttcaccaacatctacatcaacacaccgccgccgcctcgtccacaAGATGGGCACCTAGCGTCCTCTGACAGATTTTTCTACAAGACGCGACCTCGACGACGGCAATGACCGCGTCACGACGACGACATCGATCGCGTCATACATGATGACATGACTGTATCAACACGGCGGCACTCTAGTGACCAGCCTACACGGCCACACGGTTCTGAcaaaaccgatgtgtgctcgatgTGTTTCCTCCGGTCCTGGCAAAACCGGTGGACTCATCGCTGACGGCATCCTCTGACATCCGCAAAGTGCATGGTCCACGACTGCAGCTCCGTCATCTACAACATAGCGCATTTTTTTTGCGCCTCcggctttgtgcggcttcatcatGCACGACGACTACATCATCGACCACGGCTACATCATGATCGGCTACCTCGACATCGACATACAGGGCTACGTCTACAACAACTCATCGGCAACCACTCCAGTCAACAGCGTCCGAGTCGTCACTAGCATCCACGCCTCTCTCGAtgtgactgcgggagggaatagaggagaaACAAGGAATGCACTGGAAGGGGACGCAGTCACCGCCCCAGGTGTCGACCCATCAGAGATGCAGGTGATTGATGGTAAAGCGGAGAAGACGACGTGAGCAGACAACGTGAGCACGATGCTTCAAATCCAGTCGCAAACGTCCGTttcactcccgctacgactgagAGGGAATGTTAGAATATAGTTTGGGTTTAAAGATAGAGATAAGGAGTAGATCGAATAGGTTTAAAACATGTATTACTTATCTTGTACTCCAAGCCTCTACCCCTCATGTATTCTATATATACCGCATAtgagggtcagatcaatacaacataCAACACAATATTCATCTATCCTATAATTTCCACAATAGCTGCATGTCATCTCATTTATGTGTGAGTTTCAGGGACGGGGAACATGCTATCTTTGATGTACGCACGGATGTGTCTGTCGTACCTGAATTGCTCGTCTTCTTCACTTATCACTGAACCAGCTGTGCACGCGTGAGGGTGGCGGTCGTCGGCGTGGCCTCGTTGCTGTAACTCGAATGCTTCGTGAAGCATCTattattctactccctccgtcctaaaataaatgtctcaattttatactaacttgAATACAAAATTATATTAAAATTGAAACACTTATTTTTAGACAAAGGGAGTGTGATCCATCGGTCTAATATAGTAGGAAGGTTAGTTAGAAAACTGTCCCGTTCCAAGTACCAGTAGAAGCCAGGCAATCACAACTAATGTTGTAGAGGGCAAGTCATGGTCCACCGAATCAGGAAGTCAACGATAGCAAACTTTGTTCCCAACCAGTAAGGCGCcaaatctactttattttgcattaTGTTTAAAATTCAGCCTAAGCGATGTTCACTCACGCGTTTGGATTTGCAGTGCAGCTATATCAAAGCCAGCTGCAAAGCAGGGGAGCCGTCCGAGCAGAGGCTGGCAAAGATCCTTGACTCGCACGGAAGAAGAGTCCCTTGACTCGCTCGACTAATAAACGCCACGCACGCCAAGTCAGTAAACCTGACGCTGTCACGCCGAGCCAAGATCGACTTTATTAAAAACACTTTGCTTACTTATCCACTCCACGTATCAAGTGTTTCTTGACTCGCTCCACTAGCTTGCTTTGAGTGAAACGCTAGCGAACCACATCGACATGGTTAAGATATATTGCTGCTCGCGTAACCCACCGAGCCGTCGACCAAATGCTAATTGACCAACGAACCTGACTCGGCAGCGCTAACGTACTGCCAACGGCCTAACCCACCGTACCTTTTCCAGCACCGTGACCGGGACGTCCGATAGCACGCACGCcactatatttttttcttttgaacACGCACGCCACTCATCATCACACACTTCCCCGCCACAATCCCCAACGCGTGACACAGCTTCCACCCCCCTCGATCGGAACCGGGCCTCGCACCGCACGCGCTCACCGGGTCCCAATCGAATCTCACAACGCCCGCCCCGTCCGTATCCGGCACCCCCGAGAACCAGAGTCCCGACCGACACCGCCCGCCACCCCGACTCTCCCGCGGCAACGCCTGAAATACCCCAGCCCACGGTCccagcgcgcgcgcgcgccaccaccTCGCCCCGATCCCCTCCAAAAAGCCTCGCCACCCGCGCCGCGCCGTGCACCGCCGCGCGCGCGTGCGCTCCCCGTCGCTTGACTCCTCGTCTGCCTCCAATCGAGTGGAAACTTCCGGTGGTAGGTCACCCCGGTTGGCTTTACCCCGCCCCCAAAACCGTTCTCCTCCTCGTGGAACTCGACTCTCTTTCCGTGGGGAGCGAAGAGGGGGCGGGCGATGAGGCCGGGGGCGCCAACGCGGAGCTCACCCACCCAGTCCACCGCAAGCATGTGGCCGGGCAGGTGAACTCCACTGCCCCGCTCTCCCCCCGCGCCGCGCGGTTAAAttgctcgcctccgccgccacctcctcccgcaCAGCAGCAGCAGGAGTGGCCGATCGAGTCGCGGCGGCATGGGTCCCAACCTCAAGTACCGGGCTGGGCTCGTCCTCATCGTCGCCGTCGTGCTCATATGGGTCACCTCCGCCGAGGTCACGCAGGTATGCTCCTGCCACCAAGCACAGccttttcctcctcctcttcctcacatGCTTGGTGTTCCTTTTCTGTACTTTATTATCATTATTGTTGTTTATTCGAGGCCTCTGGATCTTGGCTGCTCTTGTTTGATAATGTCCGCAGGCCTTCTGTTTCTGTATGGCATTTATTCGTCATCTGAACTGTTTAGTGTCATTCAGAAGGCTTTCCTGCAATAGATAATTGCTCACGGTGGTGGGATGATATGCAGCATGTAGAATACGACCGAGCCTGCACATCGATATATTTTTAGTTCTTCTAGTAATTTCCGACCTCGATTTGGTAGCCTTTGCCACCGGGCGTCCGGGAGGAATTTGCTGtattgatggctttgttaattcaaagccgggttcttcttgagccttcgttctaaaaaaaaagtTGTTGCGTATGTTGATGGATGTCTGTAATAAAAGGAAAAATTGCCgtgaatgctccatggatgtgtgCATCTGTCAACATTTCAGTCCTTACCTTGCAAATGCTAGTTTGCTTGAGTTGGTTGCTGACACTTTGCGTCACCAGTACCTGGATGATTGTAGGTGGTTGTGATATTCTTGCTCACCTAATGCAGCATTGCAAGGAACCTTACCACAGTTTTGGCAATCAATAGTTACATTTTACTGACGGGCATTACATGGACCCGCCCTACTAGTTCATCAGGAGAGCATATGCGTTTTACCCTTACATGAATGTTTGTTTTGTTCCTTCTGATAAATTTGTTGTTATCAATGAAGCAAATTTTAACTTCAGTATCTCAACTGAACTTCTGTGTGCAGGGGATATTCGCTAACTACAAGCAACCATTCGCAATTACTTACTTGGGGGCCTCACTCATGGTCATCTACATCCCATTGGCATTTCTAAAGGATTTCATATACAGATTGTTGAGAAGGAATTCTGGAAGCAGCAAAGCCTCAAAAATCGCGAGCAAATCTTCATTTGGCGGTAGTGCTCCTCTGAAGAATGGTGAATTTCAGAAGATGCTGGAAATGGAACCACAGAAAACCGTGGTGATAAAAATTACTGATGTGGACCTTCCTGTACTAGAGGAGACAAAACCACTTATTTGTGGAATTGGTGAATGTGAGGGTGAGGTTTTGAAGGAGCAACAGCTTTCCACCAAGGAGATTGCAATTTATGGACTGTATCTTTGTCCCATATGGTTTGTCACAGAGGTAAATTTCCAGTTATCTTGCCTGTTACTTATGATCCAGGAAATAGTTTGATTTCAGTCATACAGACAGTATTTTGATCGATACAGTTACTCATCTTCTCTTATGCTTTGGATGCAGTATTTGTCAAATGCTGCACTTGCAAGAACTAGTGTCGCAAGCACTACTGTACTATCTTCAACTTCGGGACTCTTCACCCTTTTCATCGGTGTGCTACTTGGCCAAGATTCCATAAATGCTGCCAAAGTTATTGCCGTTTTTGTTAGCATGGCTGGTGTGGCAATGACAACTATGGGCCAGACTTGGGCAACAGATGAATCAGAAGTAAGCAATTCAGGGTGAGTGGGTTTACCCTGGCAATTAAGCTTCTCAGCTGTGCATTGGTACCAACTACCAAGTGGGCTATATATTGTCCATACTTAATTTAGCTTCTCAGCTGTGCATTGGTACCAACTGCCAAGTGGGCTGTATATTGTCTATACTTAATTAGCTTCTCAGCTGTGCACTTGCTTTCTTTTTAGTAAAGATGGTTAGCTGCAATCAAATTATTTTTCTTAAGAAGGAGAAACTAAAAACATTTGGCATTCCTATTTCATGGGGCAATTAGTGAGCCTGTTTTAATGAGCATGGAACCTTGGGGATAAACTTATCGCTTTGCCAACTGTCTAATTCTTGAGCTTTACAACCGCAGGGCCACACAGAGGACTCTTCTAGGTGACATGTTTGGTCTTATGTCAGCTATGTCATATGGTCTTTTCACTGGTTGGTTGTTGCATTCTTCTGTTCAGTTTTAATCGAGTGTTCTCAGTTCAATGCCTGATCCTTATTGTTTCACATCATTCCAGTGCTTCTCAAAAAGTTTGCTGGAGGAGAAGGATCAGAAAAGGTTGATGTCCAAAAACTGTTTGGTTTTCTCGGACTTTTCAGTCTTTGTCTTCTCTGGTGGCTTGGTAAGTTATTCCTTTTTGCACATTTTATTGTTCCAATAGCACTCAGTATTTAAATATTCATTGATATAAGTAGCATGTACTAAAGATAACCTGCTGACATACAAGCCTTATGGCATTGGATGTGAGTCTCATCGAAAGCTACAGGGACTGGCTGTATTCACTCATTCATGATCCAAAATGTTCTGTATGTTGTGCATGCCAGTATTTTATTTAGTATTTTGGTCGAATCAGTAAGGAATAGTTTTGTTTCGAGGTCCACATGTACTTTGCATGTATTTATAGTTTGTTCTTCTTTGTCTAAATATACCAAAATATGCTTAAGTGCTTGTATCTTTTCAGTCTGGCCATTAACTGCACTTGGCATTGAGCCAAAGTTTACAATGCCCCACTCAGCTAAAGTGGATGAAGTGGTGCTGGCAAATGGCCTCATTGGGAGCGTGCTATCTGACTACTTCTGGTACGCATTAACAGAAGGCTAATGTTCCTTTTTTAACAATATTGCATAACTGCGGTACTTTGACAATGGAACTTCTGCGCAGGGCTCTTTCTGTTGTTTGGACTAATCCCTTGGTGGCCACGTTAGGCATGTCGCTCACAATTCCACTAGCGATGGTTGCTGACATGGTCATCCACGGTCGACATTATTCAGTAGTCTACATTTTTGGCTCTGTCCAGGTAACTACCTGTTTTGCCCTGCATCTCAGAACTGTTTCAGGTTTTGTTGAAAAGCTATAATTCTAACCACTTCTCATGCACAAATACTGTTGAAAACTACTGTTATCATTTGCAAAGTTGAAATAGCTATTGGTAACCCCATGTTCAGTTCTCTGAATCTCTTTGCCTGCTCAAGATCATTCTTACTTGCATTTACCATTTGTTTTACTCTGTCTACCTTTGCTGCTTTTGCAGGTATTTTCTGGGTTCGTCATCGCCAATCTTGCCGACCGCGTTTCACGTTTCTTAGGTCTATAGCCTTGAAATCTACAAGGTGGAATCGGAGTGTACATCTGGAAGGTTCGATAGGGTTAGTTACGAAGTGTACATTGGATATTTGGGTTAGTTAGTTAAGGACAACTCTGTCTTCTCTGTAAATCATAAGGATGGGGAAAATGGCACTGCAGCTCTGTTTCCTTTTTAATTTCGGCCCCCTTTACACGCAGGAATGGATAATTTTGGTGTGGTGGAATTGAAACAGTGAAAGCTTAGCATACATAAGGAACATTATGATGTTGTGGCAAACCTTTGGAACTGTAAATTCTTAACTTTTGCTACAAAATGCTCTGTCAACTCGTTCTGTATAGCGCTGAAATTTTGAACGACCTCTCACAAAAAAAAAAAACTTTAAGCACCATACTTTTTTATGGTAGCACCATACTTGATGTGTGATGGGACTACACTTCAACATACAGAATCTTGATACTCAAAGGCTTTGTGAATCTCTAATTGGCGTAGAGGCCAGGACGAAAATTTAaaatgagcccccccccccccccccccgggtcacGTGCAAGCGACTCGGGCGGACCATGAAACCTAGCGCCGGCACCCAAAAACCTGCT
This region of Triticum aestivum cultivar Chinese Spring chromosome 2D, IWGSC CS RefSeq v2.1, whole genome shotgun sequence genomic DNA includes:
- the LOC123054943 gene encoding uncharacterized vacuolar membrane protein YML018C; translated protein: MGPNLKYRAGLVLIVAVVLIWVTSAEVTQGIFANYKQPFAITYLGASLMVIYIPLAFLKDFIYRLLRRNSGSSKASKIASKSSFGGSAPLKNGEFQKMLEMEPQKTVVIKITDVDLPVLEETKPLICGIGECEGEVLKEQQLSTKEIAIYGLYLCPIWFVTEYLSNAALARTSVASTTVLSSTSGLFTLFIGVLLGQDSINAAKVIAVFVSMAGVAMTTMGQTWATDESEVSNSGATQRTLLGDMFGLMSAMSYGLFTVLLKKFAGGEGSEKVDVQKLFGFLGLFSLCLLWWLVWPLTALGIEPKFTMPHSAKVDEVVLANGLIGSVLSDYFWALSVVWTNPLVATLGMSLTIPLAMVADMVIHGRHYSVVYIFGSVQVFSGFVIANLADRVSRFLGL